From the Gemmatimonas sp. UBA7669 genome, one window contains:
- a CDS encoding serine/threonine-protein kinase yields the protein MTAPFPTAESDLRSRLERELGESYAIQRELGGGGSAKVFLAIERALDRPVVLKVLAPEATVGVDGERFRREILIAARLQHPHLVPLLQAGTVNAEAGDRAMRWFSMPYVEGQTLREQLHRRERFGLADGMRLLRELASALMYAHARGIVHRDIKPENILFSGDAAMIADFGVAKALDDASDGALKSGKRVTTVSMTLGTPAYMSPEQINRAPMVDHKADLYAFGCLAYELFAGAPPLERETLRATMAAQVQDPPPPLRDVRPDLPEALTSVIMRCLHKDPLQRPHSASVIVKVIDELQTGTANDGTANSGTAHSETANRESLGAGSLHNRSPEAGSQSGDGVAAREPITTYLVPLLVVVAVVAAAVWWVFLR from the coding sequence GTGACCGCGCCTTTTCCGACCGCCGAGTCTGATCTCCGCTCCCGTCTCGAACGGGAGCTCGGAGAGAGCTACGCCATCCAGCGCGAGCTGGGGGGCGGCGGCTCGGCCAAGGTATTTCTGGCCATTGAGCGTGCGTTGGATCGCCCGGTGGTGCTGAAAGTGCTGGCGCCTGAGGCCACCGTGGGGGTGGACGGTGAACGCTTTCGCCGCGAGATCCTCATTGCTGCGCGCCTGCAGCATCCGCATCTGGTGCCGCTGCTGCAGGCCGGCACGGTCAACGCGGAGGCTGGCGATCGCGCCATGCGCTGGTTCTCCATGCCTTATGTCGAAGGACAGACGCTGCGCGAGCAATTGCATCGCCGTGAGCGCTTTGGCCTGGCAGACGGGATGCGCCTGCTGCGCGAGTTGGCGTCTGCACTCATGTATGCGCATGCGCGTGGCATCGTGCACCGCGACATCAAGCCGGAAAACATTCTCTTCTCCGGCGACGCAGCGATGATTGCCGACTTTGGTGTGGCCAAGGCGCTCGATGATGCCAGCGATGGAGCACTCAAGAGCGGCAAACGTGTGACCACCGTCAGCATGACGCTCGGCACGCCGGCGTACATGTCGCCCGAGCAGATCAATCGTGCGCCGATGGTGGATCACAAGGCCGACCTGTATGCGTTCGGCTGCCTCGCGTACGAGCTGTTTGCCGGCGCGCCACCACTCGAACGTGAGACACTGCGCGCGACCATGGCGGCACAGGTGCAGGACCCGCCGCCACCGCTGCGGGACGTCAGGCCGGATCTGCCGGAGGCACTGACCAGCGTCATCATGCGCTGTCTGCACAAGGATCCGCTGCAGCGGCCGCACTCGGCGTCGGTGATCGTCAAGGTCATTGACGAGCTGCAAACCGGAACAGCAAACGACGGAACAGCAAACAGCGGCACCGCACACAGCGAAACGGCAAACCGCGAGAGCCTTGGCGCCGGAAGCCTGCACAACAGAAGCCCTGAGGCCGGGAGCCAGTCGGGCGACGGTGTCGCAGCGAGAGAACCCATCACCACCTACCTGGTGCCACTGCTGGTAGTGGTCGCTGTCGTGGCGGCGGCGGTTTGGTGGGTGTTCTTGCGCTGA
- a CDS encoding PQQ-dependent sugar dehydrogenase, with amino-acid sequence MSPLLLACAGGNGSTTPVDSTSPADPPPVDSTVGGQTPAARSPTPGNTRGVVQAETVVGGLVNPWAIEFLPDGRALVTERPGRLRVLSPNGTLSAPLSGVPAVHAVGQGGLLDVAIDPAFAQNQRIYLSYAEAGAGGSGTTVARARLTEAGLSELQVIYRQEPKLNGGGHYGSRLVFARNGQLFITQGDRMNWRDYAQDLARGQGKIMRVATDGSVPADNPFRARTDARPEIWSYGHRNVQAAALDPATGLLWTVEHGARGGDELNQPQAGRNYGWPVITYGVDYSGARIGEGSSKPGMEQPVYYWDPVIAPSGMTFYTADAIPGWKGSVLIGSLSPGALVRLELSNGRVTREVRYLGELGERIRDVTVGPDGFVYVVTDSGNGRVLRIKPVVG; translated from the coding sequence GTGTCCCCGCTGCTGCTGGCCTGTGCGGGCGGCAATGGCTCCACGACGCCGGTGGACAGCACCTCACCAGCCGATCCGCCACCGGTAGACAGCACCGTGGGGGGCCAGACGCCGGCCGCTCGCTCACCGACCCCCGGCAATACGCGCGGGGTGGTGCAGGCAGAAACCGTGGTCGGCGGTTTGGTGAATCCCTGGGCCATTGAGTTCTTGCCCGACGGCCGCGCGCTGGTCACTGAGCGTCCCGGTCGTCTGCGGGTGCTGTCCCCCAATGGCACGTTGTCGGCGCCGCTCAGCGGCGTGCCGGCGGTGCACGCCGTGGGGCAGGGCGGCCTGCTTGATGTGGCCATCGATCCGGCCTTCGCGCAGAATCAGCGCATCTACCTGTCCTATGCCGAAGCGGGTGCTGGTGGCAGCGGCACCACGGTGGCGCGTGCGCGACTGACCGAGGCCGGCCTCAGTGAGCTGCAGGTCATCTATCGTCAGGAGCCCAAGCTGAACGGCGGTGGACACTACGGCTCGCGGCTCGTGTTCGCGCGCAACGGGCAGTTGTTCATCACACAGGGCGACCGCATGAACTGGCGCGACTACGCTCAGGATCTCGCGCGCGGGCAGGGCAAGATCATGCGTGTGGCCACCGATGGCAGCGTGCCGGCCGACAACCCGTTTCGCGCGCGCACTGACGCGCGGCCAGAGATCTGGAGCTACGGGCACCGCAACGTGCAGGCGGCTGCGCTCGATCCGGCCACTGGCTTGTTGTGGACGGTGGAGCACGGCGCACGTGGCGGCGACGAACTCAATCAGCCGCAGGCGGGTCGCAACTACGGCTGGCCCGTCATCACGTATGGCGTGGATTACTCCGGCGCGCGTATCGGCGAAGGCAGCAGCAAGCCGGGCATGGAGCAGCCCGTCTACTACTGGGATCCGGTCATCGCCCCATCGGGCATGACGTTCTACACGGCCGACGCCATTCCCGGGTGGAAGGGTTCGGTGCTCATCGGCTCACTTTCTCCCGGTGCCCTGGTGCGCCTCGAACTCAGCAACGGGCGGGTGACACGCGAGGTGCGCTACCTCGGCGAACTCGGGGAACGCATTCGCGACGTAACCGTGGGACCCGATGGCTTCGTGTACGTGGTCACCGACAGCGGCAATGGCCGCGTGCTGCGCATCAAGCCCGTGGTTGGCTGA
- a CDS encoding gamma-glutamyltransferase family protein — MSFPRLVRRATVLVAPLLTGASALLLSPSSALAQADNPRPVLAADPRRSPTQKPPLHGRHWMAITGKPLGATAGAMMFQKGGNAVDAAAAMLAATCTMWDTLHCGGETQALIYHPKLKKVIGINALGVAPTGATAEFYRSKGHAHPPEFGPLAAITPGTPGGLMVMLAEYGTLSLADVLGPAIRLADGFPIEAQLANNIERQKAEIKKWKVSPSIMLPHLGSGGREAPEPGEVFVQKDLAATFRKLVATEAAARKAGKSRKAAIMAAYDRFYKGDIAQELVRGMRDEGGLFTMADLANWRVKIEEPMCSDYKGIAVCKLQQWQQGPVMLQALNMLEPMDLKSMGYNSPRYVHTLYQTMSMAFADRDFYYGDPAFAPEEPMRGLLSKEYAKARAALINAERNDPDIKPGDPYPYQGGSNPFAQYLAQWSPRNFLPRDSARQSGQQDRVVRTDTATTWDLASATDSARYEAFHGGTTSIVSADSAGWVVSITPSGGWVPAVIAGRTGLGLSQRGQSFVTRPEDGPYNVIEPGKRPRVTLTPTLALQDGAPFLAFAVQGGDTQDQNLLQFFLNMVEFGMTVQQAVEAPNINSYQMRNSFGAHETQPGLMEIATSMPESTRAALRAMGYRLRPLERTSGPINAIWFDRKHGTMWGGSSNHGEDYGIAW; from the coding sequence ATGTCGTTCCCTCGTCTGGTGCGCCGCGCCACAGTGCTCGTGGCGCCGCTGCTGACCGGTGCATCCGCCCTGCTGCTCTCGCCCTCCAGCGCGTTGGCACAGGCCGACAACCCGCGCCCGGTGCTGGCCGCCGACCCGCGTCGCTCACCCACCCAGAAGCCGCCCCTGCACGGGCGTCACTGGATGGCCATCACCGGCAAGCCGCTCGGCGCCACCGCCGGCGCAATGATGTTCCAGAAGGGTGGCAACGCCGTGGACGCCGCCGCTGCCATGCTGGCCGCCACCTGCACCATGTGGGATACGCTGCACTGCGGCGGCGAAACGCAGGCGCTCATCTACCATCCGAAGCTCAAGAAGGTCATTGGCATCAACGCCCTGGGTGTTGCGCCGACCGGCGCCACAGCCGAGTTCTATCGCAGCAAGGGCCACGCGCATCCGCCGGAGTTCGGGCCTCTGGCGGCCATCACGCCGGGCACGCCCGGTGGACTCATGGTGATGCTGGCCGAGTACGGCACACTGTCGCTGGCCGATGTGCTGGGGCCGGCCATTCGGCTTGCCGACGGCTTCCCCATCGAGGCCCAGCTCGCCAACAACATCGAGCGGCAGAAAGCCGAGATCAAGAAGTGGAAGGTGTCACCGTCCATCATGCTGCCACATCTGGGCAGCGGCGGGCGTGAAGCCCCCGAGCCCGGCGAAGTGTTTGTGCAGAAGGATCTCGCGGCCACGTTTCGCAAGCTCGTGGCCACTGAAGCGGCAGCACGCAAGGCGGGCAAGTCACGCAAGGCCGCCATCATGGCCGCATACGACCGCTTCTACAAGGGCGATATCGCGCAGGAACTCGTGCGCGGCATGCGCGACGAAGGTGGACTCTTCACCATGGCCGATCTGGCCAACTGGCGCGTGAAAATCGAAGAGCCCATGTGCAGCGACTACAAGGGCATCGCGGTGTGCAAGCTGCAGCAATGGCAGCAGGGGCCCGTCATGCTGCAGGCGCTCAACATGCTCGAGCCGATGGACCTCAAGAGCATGGGGTACAATTCGCCGCGCTATGTGCACACGCTCTACCAGACCATGAGCATGGCGTTTGCCGATCGCGACTTTTACTACGGCGACCCGGCGTTCGCTCCCGAAGAGCCCATGCGCGGTCTGCTGTCCAAGGAATACGCCAAGGCTCGCGCGGCACTCATCAACGCCGAGCGCAACGATCCCGACATCAAGCCCGGCGACCCCTATCCGTATCAGGGCGGCAGCAATCCCTTTGCGCAGTATCTCGCGCAGTGGTCGCCGCGCAACTTCCTGCCGCGCGACAGCGCGCGGCAGAGCGGACAGCAGGATCGTGTGGTGCGCACCGACACGGCGACCACGTGGGACCTGGCCAGTGCCACCGACAGCGCACGCTACGAGGCGTTCCATGGCGGCACCACCAGCATCGTGTCCGCCGACTCGGCCGGTTGGGTCGTGTCCATCACGCCGAGCGGCGGCTGGGTGCCGGCGGTGATTGCGGGCCGCACGGGACTTGGCCTCTCGCAGCGCGGACAGAGCTTCGTCACGCGTCCCGAAGACGGACCGTACAACGTCATTGAGCCCGGCAAGCGCCCGCGTGTGACGCTCACGCCCACGCTGGCGCTCCAGGACGGCGCACCCTTCCTGGCGTTTGCCGTGCAGGGCGGCGACACGCAGGACCAGAACCTGCTCCAGTTCTTCCTCAACATGGTGGAGTTCGGCATGACGGTGCAGCAGGCCGTGGAAGCGCCGAACATCAACTCGTACCAGATGCGCAACTCCTTCGGCGCACACGAGACGCAGCCTGGCCTCATGGAAATCGCGACGTCGATGCCGGAGAGCACGCGGGCCGCACTTCGGGCCATGGGGTACCGGCTCCGTCCTCTCGAGCGCACCTCCGGTCCCATCAATGCCATCTGGTTTGATCGCAAACATGGCACGATGTGGGGGGGCAGCAGCAACCACGGCGAGGATTATGGCATCGCGTGGTAA